In Dolichospermum flos-aquae CCAP 1403/13F, the following proteins share a genomic window:
- a CDS encoding acyl-CoA desaturase, whose translation MTIATSKPHINWVNTLFFVTLHVGALFALIPSNFSWKAIGVALLLYWVTGGLGITLGYHRLVTHRSFQTPKWLEYVLVIFGTLSCEGGPIEWVGTHRIHHLHSDTESDPHDSNQGFWWSHMGWMIHFAPAHDQVPRFTKDIIDDPVYQFLQKNFILLQVALGIVLYFLGGWPMVVWGIFARIIWVYHCTWLVNSATHKFGYRTYESGDRSTNCWWVAILVFGEGWHNNHHAFQYSARHGLEWWEIDLTWMTIQLLQLLGLATNVKLAEKKA comes from the coding sequence ATGACAATTGCTACTTCTAAACCTCACATTAACTGGGTTAATACCCTATTTTTCGTTACATTGCACGTCGGTGCTCTATTTGCCTTGATTCCTAGCAATTTTAGCTGGAAGGCAATTGGTGTTGCTTTATTGCTTTACTGGGTGACTGGAGGTTTAGGTATTACTTTGGGATATCACCGCCTTGTCACTCACCGTAGTTTTCAAACGCCTAAATGGCTAGAGTATGTCCTAGTGATTTTTGGAACACTATCTTGTGAAGGTGGTCCAATTGAATGGGTGGGTACACATCGGATTCACCACTTACATTCTGATACTGAATCTGATCCCCATGATTCAAATCAAGGTTTCTGGTGGAGTCACATGGGTTGGATGATTCATTTTGCTCCTGCTCACGATCAAGTTCCTCGCTTCACTAAAGACATTATTGATGACCCAGTTTATCAGTTTTTACAGAAAAATTTCATTTTATTACAGGTTGCCTTGGGCATAGTCCTATATTTCTTAGGTGGCTGGCCAATGGTAGTTTGGGGAATTTTTGCACGGATTATCTGGGTTTATCACTGTACTTGGTTGGTAAATAGTGCTACTCATAAATTCGGATACCGCACCTATGAATCTGGTGACAGATCAACTAATTGTTGGTGGGTTGCTATCCTTGTGTTTGGTGAAGGTTGGCACAATAACCACCATGCGTTTCAATACTCTGCCCGTCATGGTTTGGAATGGTGGGAAATTGATCTGACTTGGATGACAATTCAGTTATTACAATTACTAGGTCTAGCGACAAACGTAAAGCTGGCAGAGAAAAAGGCATAA
- a CDS encoding type II toxin-antitoxin system HicA family toxin yields MKRRDLLRHLSQHGCYLLREGSEHSIWENPLNGRRTAIPRHREIVDFTVFRICRQLEIPEP; encoded by the coding sequence ATGAAACGTCGAGATTTGTTACGTCACCTCAGTCAACATGGCTGTTATTTATTAAGAGAAGGAAGCGAACATTCTATTTGGGAAAATCCCCTTAACGGTCGTCGTACAGCAATTCCTCGTCATAGAGAGATTGTTGACTTTACCGTTTTTAGAATTTGTCGTCAGTTGGAGATACCTGAACCTTAA
- a CDS encoding CopG family transcriptional regulator, producing the protein MTSKNMRVNARLDSDRASKFNYIRQRTNQGVSDIMKVAIDLYYEKLHQESPVKPLQRLRESGLIGCAEGDSDLSVNYKQYLTESLNEKYGNR; encoded by the coding sequence ATGACAAGCAAAAATATGAGAGTTAATGCAAGGCTCGATAGCGATCGCGCTAGTAAGTTTAATTACATTCGCCAGCGGACAAATCAAGGTGTGTCTGACATTATGAAAGTGGCGATCGATCTTTATTATGAAAAATTACATCAAGAATCCCCTGTAAAACCTTTGCAACGTCTTAGAGAATCAGGGCTGATTGGTTGTGCTGAAGGGGACTCTGATTTGTCGGTTAATTACAAGCAATATCTCACTGAAAGTCTTAACGAAAAATATGGTAATCGTTGA
- a CDS encoding Coenzyme F420 hydrogenase/dehydrogenase, beta subunit C-terminal domain: MTSIDSSKHKKAKALKPGSVRPAKELCSECGLCDTYYIHYVKEACAFITQRIDELETTTHNRPRNLEDENELYFGVHQEMMSARKQQPIEGAQWTGIVSSIAIEMLNRGLVEGVVCVQNSKEDRFQPMPIIARTPEEILAAKVNKPTLSPNLSVLEQIEKSGMKRLLVIGVGCQIQALRAVEKKLGLEKLYVLGTPCVDNVTRAGLQKFLETTSRSPQTVVSYEFMQDFRVHFKHEDGSEETVPFFGLKTNVLKDIFAPSCMSCFDYVNSLADIVVGYMGAPYQWQWIVVRNDTGKEMLELVKDQLNTQPVTSQGNRKPAVQQSIPAYDQAVTLPMWAAKLMGVVIDKIGPKGLEYARFSIDSHFARNYLYVKRNHGEKLEAHVPEFAKRIVGQYKLPE, from the coding sequence ATGACCTCCATAGACTCCAGCAAACACAAAAAAGCCAAAGCCCTCAAACCCGGAAGCGTGCGCCCCGCCAAAGAACTCTGTAGCGAATGCGGACTATGCGACACCTACTATATCCACTACGTCAAAGAAGCCTGCGCCTTCATTACCCAAAGAATAGACGAACTAGAAACCACCACCCATAACCGCCCCCGCAACCTAGAAGACGAAAACGAACTATATTTTGGCGTACACCAAGAAATGATGTCCGCCAGAAAACAACAACCAATAGAAGGCGCACAATGGACAGGAATAGTTAGCAGCATAGCCATAGAAATGCTCAATCGTGGCTTAGTCGAAGGCGTAGTCTGTGTCCAAAACAGCAAAGAAGACCGCTTTCAACCCATGCCCATCATCGCCCGCACACCCGAAGAAATACTAGCAGCCAAAGTCAATAAACCTACCCTATCCCCCAACCTATCCGTATTAGAACAGATAGAAAAATCAGGAATGAAGAGGTTATTAGTCATCGGAGTAGGTTGTCAAATCCAAGCATTACGAGCCGTAGAGAAAAAACTCGGCTTAGAAAAACTCTACGTACTGGGAACACCATGCGTAGATAACGTTACCCGCGCCGGACTGCAAAAATTCCTAGAAACAACCAGCCGTTCCCCCCAAACAGTAGTCAGCTACGAATTCATGCAAGACTTCCGAGTCCACTTCAAACACGAAGACGGTTCAGAAGAAACAGTCCCCTTCTTCGGCTTAAAAACCAACGTCCTCAAAGACATCTTCGCCCCATCATGTATGAGTTGCTTCGATTACGTCAACTCCCTCGCTGATATCGTCGTCGGGTATATGGGCGCACCTTACCAATGGCAATGGATAGTAGTCAGAAACGATACAGGCAAAGAAATGCTCGAACTGGTAAAAGACCAACTCAACACCCAGCCAGTCACGTCCCAAGGAAACCGCAAACCAGCAGTACAGCAAAGCATACCAGCTTATGATCAAGCCGTCACCTTACCCATGTGGGCAGCGAAATTAATGGGAGTAGTCATAGATAAAATTGGACCAAAAGGACTGGAATATGCGAGATTTTCCATAGATTCGCACTTTGCGAGAAATTACTTATATGTGAAGCGGAATCATGGAGAAAAATTAGAAGCTCATGTACCGGAGTTTGCGAAACGGATAGTGGGGCAGTATAAGTTACCGGAATAA
- a CDS encoding methionine gamma-lyase family protein: MNSFERLREAEQALLEIFSGIDAQVKHNLKRVLDAFRHHRVGAHHFAGVSGYGHDDLGRETLDKVFAEIMGAEAAVVRVQFVSGTHAIACALYGVLRPGDEMLAVVGSPYDTLEEVIGLRGQGQGSLIDFGIKYRQLELTDQGKIDWQNLNTSITDNTKLVLIQRSCGYSWRPSLSIADIEKIVHIVKQQNPNTVCFVDNCYGEFIETQEPTHIGADLIAGSLIKNPGGTVVSAGGYIAGRADLVEAAACRLTAPGIGSEGGATFDQNRLLFQGLFLAPQMVGEAMKGTYLTGYVFDKLGYPVNPPPLAPRGDVIQAIKLGSAKKLIAFCKAIQQHSPIGSYLEPIPDDMPGYESQVVMAGGTFIEGSTLELSADGPLREPYVVYCQGGTHWTHVSIALQAAIEAVGEN; encoded by the coding sequence ATGAACAGCTTTGAACGGCTGCGGGAAGCAGAACAGGCACTATTAGAAATTTTTTCTGGTATTGACGCTCAGGTCAAGCATAATCTTAAAAGAGTATTAGATGCCTTTCGTCATCACCGAGTAGGCGCACATCATTTTGCAGGCGTAAGTGGCTACGGACACGACGATTTAGGACGAGAAACCTTAGATAAAGTTTTTGCCGAAATAATGGGTGCTGAAGCTGCTGTGGTGCGAGTGCAGTTTGTTTCGGGAACTCATGCGATCGCTTGTGCGCTGTATGGTGTACTTCGTCCTGGGGATGAAATGTTAGCAGTAGTCGGTTCTCCCTACGATACTCTCGAAGAAGTAATTGGCTTGAGAGGACAAGGCCAAGGTTCTCTAATTGATTTTGGCATAAAATACCGCCAATTGGAACTAACTGATCAAGGAAAAATAGATTGGCAAAACTTAAACACTAGCATTACCGACAACACAAAGTTAGTATTGATTCAACGTTCCTGCGGATATTCATGGAGGCCAAGCCTCTCCATAGCCGACATAGAAAAAATTGTTCACATCGTTAAACAGCAAAACCCGAACACCGTTTGTTTTGTAGACAACTGCTACGGCGAATTCATCGAAACCCAAGAACCAACCCATATTGGTGCTGACCTCATAGCCGGATCATTGATCAAAAATCCTGGAGGTACAGTCGTGAGTGCAGGTGGTTATATAGCCGGACGCGCCGACCTAGTAGAAGCAGCCGCTTGTAGACTCACAGCCCCCGGTATTGGTAGCGAAGGAGGAGCAACCTTTGATCAAAACCGCCTGTTATTCCAAGGATTATTTTTAGCCCCACAGATGGTAGGGGAAGCAATGAAAGGAACATACCTGACAGGTTATGTATTTGACAAACTCGGATATCCAGTCAACCCCCCACCATTAGCACCCAGAGGAGACGTGATTCAAGCGATTAAACTCGGTTCAGCGAAAAAACTGATCGCCTTCTGTAAAGCCATACAGCAGCATTCACCCATAGGATCTTATCTAGAACCCATACCCGACGATATGCCCGGCTACGAAAGCCAAGTGGTGATGGCTGGGGGGACATTTATCGAGGGGAGTACCTTAGAACTATCGGCAGATGGACCATTGCGTGAGCCTTATGTGGTTTATTGCCAAGGGGGGACTCATTGGACTCATGTATCTATTGCTTTACAAGCGGCTATTGAGGCTGTGGGGGAGAATTAA
- a CDS encoding GxxExxY protein: protein MTENEIATQIVDAAYKIHTRLGPGLFESVYETVLAYELESRGLQVARQQAIPVVYESVHLQEGFRADIIVENKVIIEIKSLETLHPVHKKQLITYLTLANIRLGLLINFGEVLIKDGIKRIANKL from the coding sequence ATGACTGAGAATGAAATAGCGACTCAGATTGTTGATGCTGCTTATAAGATTCATACCAGATTAGGACCAGGGTTGTTTGAATCTGTGTATGAGACTGTTTTGGCTTATGAATTGGAGAGTAGAGGTTTACAGGTAGCAAGACAACAAGCAATACCTGTAGTTTACGAAAGTGTTCATTTACAGGAAGGGTTTCGGGCAGACATCATAGTTGAAAACAAAGTCATCATTGAAATCAAATCCCTAGAAACCCTCCACCCTGTACACAAAAAACAACTTATCACCTATCTAACTCTTGCCAATATACGCCTTGGACTACTCATCAACTTTGGTGAAGTCCTCATCAAAGACGGCATTAAACGCATAGCCAACAAACTTTAA
- a CDS encoding type II toxin-antitoxin system HicB family antitoxin gives MLTYKAMYKFLDKGVHGEVLDFPGAISWGEDLSIVRRSLASALVDMAEVYLSQGESLPLPNEQLTEPEADLEEPIYLIFSAANHVQVVPSFVA, from the coding sequence ATGCTTACTTATAAGGCAATGTATAAGTTTTTAGACAAGGGAGTTCATGGGGAAGTATTAGACTTTCCTGGAGCGATTTCTTGGGGAGAAGATTTATCTATAGTCCGTCGTTCTTTGGCGAGTGCATTAGTTGATATGGCAGAGGTTTATTTATCTCAGGGAGAATCTTTACCGTTGCCGAATGAACAATTAACGGAACCCGAAGCGGATTTAGAGGAACCAATTTATTTGATTTTCTCAGCAGCAAATCATGTTCAAGTTGTTCCTAGTTTTGTAGCTTAA
- a CDS encoding Uma2 family endonuclease, with protein MTVILERIKDKVWTDEEFMALADDGNRYEIVDGELINLGNSGMEHGNIGIFLGGLIEIFVRQHNLGVTCDSSTAFKMKRDNKRSPDISFVSKERLIGIKLLPKGFFDGAPDLVVEIISPGNTFDEIHNKIEEYFESGTRLLWVIHPDERYVLVYHSPQPDLLLRGNDILDGEDVILNFKVAVSELFRTLTF; from the coding sequence ATGACAGTTATCTTAGAAAGAATAAAGGATAAAGTTTGGACTGATGAAGAGTTTATGGCTTTAGCTGATGATGGCAATCGTTACGAAATTGTAGATGGAGAGTTGATAAACTTGGGCAATTCAGGCATGGAGCATGGGAATATTGGCATATTCCTTGGTGGGCTAATCGAGATATTTGTAAGGCAGCATAATCTTGGCGTTACTTGCGACTCTAGTACAGCATTTAAGATGAAGAGAGATAATAAGCGGTCACCCGATATTTCTTTTGTTAGTAAAGAGCGATTGATTGGGATAAAACTATTACCTAAAGGCTTTTTTGATGGTGCGCCCGATCTAGTTGTTGAGATTATCTCTCCAGGCAACACTTTTGACGAAATTCACAACAAGATTGAAGAATATTTTGAAAGTGGAACTAGACTGCTGTGGGTAATCCATCCTGATGAAAGATATGTGCTGGTTTACCATAGTCCTCAGCCCGATCTCCTATTGCGAGGTAATGATATTTTAGATGGAGAAGATGTAATTTTAAACTTCAAGGTTGCAGTCAGCGAATTGTTTAGAACTTTGACGTTTTAA
- a CDS encoding DUF3110 domain-containing protein, whose translation MDEARLQAYVNLIEQLLACADGEELNNILQANQELIDTQFLQEMENCATWLEEQGNNNNAAWLRDIEQQLGQYLNPQANPTQPSNQLPQTVYVLLYNAGTDNEGIHTISSQEKETILLFESSADATNFARQLGEHNFPVPSVEILETKTIISFCEEMGYDWEFVPEGANRTPPVNSEVGDKADKLETAISCYQENPKVYTSEAFSYDRLQAYTNLIEQLLACANDGELNNILQANQELIDPEFLQVMENCATWLEQQGNNNDAAWLRYIPQQLGQYLNPQAGSIEEYQGFLLELLEAEAESNDPAVVYTILQRGQHLLDDTFPQLLQQFARNVFSQENAQDVAFTAGVIQNLCNNIAQFPLGSRANNLEIAITGYQTLSEVYTREAFPEYWATTQNNLGSAYQIRIRGEREYNLELAIAAYHLSLEVYTREAFPEDWARSQNNLGNAYGDRILGERADNLELAIAAYKLSLEVTTREAFPVDWAMTQNNLGNAYSYRILGERADNLELAIAALNLSLEVYTREAFPERWAGIQNNLGNAYGNRILGERADNTELAIAAYNQSLEVLTCEAFPEQWARSQNNLGNAYRDRILGERADNLELAITAFNLSLEVYTREAFPEDWARSQNNLGNAYGNRILGERADNLELAIAAFNLSLEVRTREAFPEDWARSQNNLGNAYGNRILGERADNLELAIAAFNQSLEVYTREGFPEYWARSQNNLGAAYNNRIRGERAANLELAIAAFNQSLEVFTPTAFPTDCLRTGRNLGHTANFIIEDWETAIKGYNLAIEAVENTRLQALNPQRQQEILSDAMDVYHGIVQSYLNLNQKDRALEYVERSKTRYLVQLLTDRDIYPKGNIPPTIITELDRLRRAIIGEEQQLAIQEQTRNRGVILTPDQQKQPILNDYTHLNHLKQELNQLIDREITPIDPTFSLTQKVQTIPLTEIQSLIDQQTAILEWYIAGDSIMAFVVTSQRLKVWQSSTTDRDKLINFIKDYREAYENNKTEWIKNLNSCLNQLSKILHIDELLELIPQDCTRLIIIPHWFLHIIPLHCLPLQNGQFLYQSFSKGVGYVPSCQLLKLVKSSQRENFDRLFAIKNPTRKGLKPLLGANLEIERISQGFDAEKTIIIGESEASEQTLENRRQELQASHCIHFSCHGKFDNKSPRDSALMLADPEGNLGESANLTLAEVFEKLDLRECRLVTFSACESGIIESKADSISDEYVGLPSGFLFAGSSSVVSTLWTVDPLATTLFMTKFYHDLKRISIQDQGSIAIVLNNTQTWLRTLTSKKLGRIKNNSEFQKLLIEAFADNKRDRNKFKDLLEAAVKRQPYPFESPYYWTAFIATGV comes from the coding sequence ATGGATGAAGCGAGATTACAAGCTTATGTTAATTTAATTGAACAATTGCTTGCTTGTGCTGATGGTGAGGAACTCAATAATATTCTGCAAGCAAATCAGGAATTGATTGATACCCAATTTTTGCAGGAGATGGAAAACTGTGCAACATGGTTAGAAGAACAAGGAAATAATAATAATGCGGCTTGGTTACGGGATATAGAGCAACAGTTGGGGCAATATCTCAACCCTCAAGCCAATCCTACTCAGCCATCTAATCAGTTACCTCAAACTGTTTATGTTCTTCTCTACAATGCGGGAACAGATAATGAGGGAATTCATACAATAAGTAGCCAAGAGAAAGAAACAATATTACTGTTTGAATCTTCAGCAGATGCAACTAATTTTGCACGACAATTAGGAGAACATAATTTTCCAGTACCGAGTGTTGAAATACTAGAAACCAAAACAATTATCTCTTTTTGTGAGGAGATGGGTTATGACTGGGAATTTGTACCAGAGGGAGCAAATCGAACTCCTCCTGTTAATAGTGAAGTTGGGGATAAAGCTGATAAGTTAGAAACTGCGATCTCTTGTTACCAAGAAAATCCGAAAGTATATACCAGTGAAGCCTTTTCTTATGATAGATTACAAGCTTATACTAATTTAATTGAACAGTTACTCGCTTGTGCTAATGATGGGGAACTCAATAATATTCTGCAAGCAAATCAGGAATTGATTGATCCCGAATTTTTGCAGGTGATGGAAAACTGTGCAACATGGTTAGAACAACAAGGAAATAATAATGATGCGGCTTGGTTACGGTATATACCGCAACAGTTGGGGCAATATCTCAACCCTCAAGCGGGAAGTATAGAGGAATATCAGGGGTTTTTATTAGAATTATTAGAAGCAGAAGCAGAGAGTAATGATCCTGCGGTAGTTTATACGATCCTACAACGGGGTCAACATCTGTTAGATGATACTTTTCCCCAACTGTTGCAACAATTCGCTAGAAATGTGTTTTCTCAAGAGAATGCACAAGATGTGGCATTTACTGCCGGGGTGATTCAAAATTTATGTAATAATATTGCACAGTTTCCCTTGGGAAGTCGGGCTAATAATCTGGAAATTGCTATTACAGGCTATCAGACCCTCTCAGAAGTATATACCCGTGAAGCTTTTCCTGAATATTGGGCAACGACACAAAATAATCTGGGGTCTGCTTATCAAATTCGCATCAGAGGGGAAAGAGAATATAATCTAGAGTTAGCTATTGCGGCTTATCACCTGTCATTAGAAGTATATACCCGTGAAGCTTTTCCTGAAGATTGGGCAAGGTCACAAAATAATCTGGGGAATGCTTATGGAGATCGCATTCTTGGGGAAAGGGCAGATAATCTAGAGTTAGCGATCGCAGCGTATAAACTGTCTTTAGAAGTAACAACCCGTGAAGCATTTCCAGTAGATTGGGCGATGACACAAAATAATCTAGGGAATGCTTATAGTTATCGCATTCTTGGGGAAAGGGCAGATAATCTAGAGTTAGCTATTGCCGCTTTAAACCTGTCTTTAGAAGTCTATACCCGTGAAGCCTTTCCTGAAAGATGGGCAGGGATACAAAATAATCTGGGGAATGCTTATGGAAATCGCATTCTTGGGGAAAGGGCAGATAATACAGAGTTAGCTATTGCAGCTTATAACCAGTCTTTAGAAGTATTAACCTGTGAAGCCTTTCCTGAACAATGGGCAAGGTCACAAAATAATCTGGGGAATGCTTATAGAGATCGCATTCTTGGGGAAAGGGCAGATAATCTAGAGTTAGCGATCACAGCTTTTAACTTATCTTTAGAAGTATATACCCGTGAAGCTTTTCCTGAAGATTGGGCAAGGTCACAAAATAATCTGGGGAATGCTTATGGAAATCGCATTCTTGGGGAAAGGGCAGATAATCTAGAGTTAGCTATTGCAGCTTTTAACCTATCTTTAGAAGTAAGAACCCGTGAAGCTTTTCCTGAAGATTGGGCAAGGTCACAAAATAATCTGGGGAATGCTTATGGAAATCGCATTCTTGGGGAAAGGGCAGATAATCTAGAGTTAGCTATTGCAGCTTTTAACCAGTCTTTAGAAGTCTATACCCGTGAAGGCTTTCCTGAATATTGGGCAAGATCACAAAATAATCTGGGGGCAGCTTATAATAATCGCATCAGAGGGGAAAGAGCAGCTAATCTAGAGTTAGCTATTGCAGCTTTTAACCAGTCTTTAGAAGTATTTACCCCCACTGCTTTTCCTACAGACTGTTTACGAACAGGACGAAACTTAGGACATACTGCTAACTTTATTATCGAAGATTGGGAAACCGCCATCAAAGGCTACAACTTAGCCATCGAAGCAGTAGAAAATACCCGACTCCAAGCCTTAAACCCCCAACGACAACAAGAAATCCTCTCCGATGCAATGGATGTTTATCATGGCATTGTTCAATCCTATCTCAACCTCAATCAAAAAGATCGCGCCTTAGAATACGTTGAACGCAGCAAAACCCGCTATCTAGTCCAACTGCTAACTGACCGAGATATCTATCCTAAAGGAAATATCCCCCCAACTATTATTACCGAATTAGATCGCCTCCGTCGTGCCATTATTGGGGAAGAACAACAGTTAGCCATCCAAGAACAAACCCGCAATAGGGGAGTGATTTTAACCCCAGATCAACAAAAACAACCCATCTTAAATGACTATACTCACCTCAATCATTTAAAACAAGAATTAAATCAACTCATTGACCGAGAAATAACCCCCATTGATCCCACTTTTAGCTTAACTCAAAAAGTTCAAACTATTCCCTTAACTGAGATTCAATCCTTAATTGATCAACAAACTGCAATTTTAGAATGGTATATTGCAGGGGATAGTATTATGGCGTTTGTTGTAACTTCCCAAAGATTAAAAGTTTGGCAATCTTCAACAACAGATCGAGACAAATTGATTAATTTTATTAAAGATTATCGTGAGGCATACGAAAATAATAAAACCGAGTGGATTAAAAATCTTAATTCTTGTTTAAATCAACTATCAAAAATTCTCCACATTGATGAACTTTTAGAACTGATTCCCCAAGACTGCACACGGTTAATCATTATTCCCCATTGGTTTTTACATATTATTCCCCTGCATTGTTTACCCCTACAAAATGGACAATTTCTCTATCAAAGCTTTTCTAAAGGTGTCGGATACGTTCCCAGTTGCCAACTTTTAAAACTGGTAAAATCATCACAGCGTGAAAACTTTGATCGTCTTTTTGCTATTAAAAACCCTACAAGAAAAGGACTAAAACCCCTTTTAGGAGCAAATCTAGAAATAGAGAGAATTAGTCAAGGATTTGATGCTGAAAAAACCATTATTATTGGTGAATCAGAAGCATCAGAACAAACCCTAGAAAACCGTCGTCAGGAATTACAAGCATCCCATTGTATTCACTTTTCTTGTCATGGTAAATTTGATAATAAATCTCCTAGAGATTCCGCTTTAATGTTAGCAGATCCAGAAGGCAACTTAGGAGAATCAGCCAATCTAACCCTAGCAGAAGTCTTTGAAAAACTTGATTTAAGAGAATGCCGTTTAGTCACCTTTTCCGCTTGTGAAAGTGGCATAATCGAAAGTAAAGCTGATAGTATCAGTGATGAATATGTGGGTTTACCCAGTGGTTTTCTATTTGCAGGGAGTTCTAGTGTTGTTAGCACCCTTTGGACAGTAGATCCTCTAGCAACAACGTTATTTATGACTAAGTTTTATCACGATCTTAAACGAATTTCTATCCAAGATCAAGGGAGTATTGCTATTGTTTTAAATAACACTCAAACTTGGTTAAGAACTCTCACCAGTAAGAAGTTAGGAAGAATTAAAAACAACTCCGAATTTCAAAAATTATTAATTGAAGCATTTGCCGATAATAAACGCGATCGCAATAAATTTAAAGACTTATTAGAAGCTGCGGTTAAACGTCAACCCTATCCATTTGAAAGTCCCTATTATTGGACTGCATTTATAGCAACAGGAGTTTAG
- a CDS encoding fatty acid desaturase produces the protein MTTSIIKSQEIAVSTDLGKDQIKLKHIIKSLPKECFQKNSRKAWTTVLISLSMAALGYYFIAISPWFLLPIAWIFTGTALTGFFVIGHDCAHRSFANRRWVNDLVGHFFMMFLIYPFHSWRIKHNHHHKHTNKLDEDNAWHPIRTETFASWSKSRQSVFELFISKRLWWVGSIGHWAVVHFDWRNFPKKEQDSVKFSVAVVAVFAAIVFPTLIITTGVWGFIKFWVIPWMVYHFWMSTFTIVHHTLPDVPFATANKWNEALAQLFGTVHCDYPRWVEILCHDINVHVPHHISTAIPSYNLRLAYSSIKENWGAYLHDEYKFSWGLMKDITNQCQLYKTDIGYITFDEYREEKLSTVK, from the coding sequence ATGACTACATCAATCATCAAAAGTCAGGAAATAGCGGTCTCCACAGACCTTGGTAAAGACCAAATAAAACTAAAACATATTATCAAAAGTCTACCCAAGGAATGTTTTCAGAAAAATAGCCGCAAAGCATGGACAACTGTGCTTATCAGTCTATCTATGGCTGCATTAGGCTATTATTTTATCGCAATTTCCCCTTGGTTTCTTCTACCCATAGCGTGGATTTTTACAGGAACTGCTTTAACAGGTTTTTTCGTTATTGGACATGATTGCGCTCATCGTTCATTTGCAAACCGTCGCTGGGTAAATGATTTAGTGGGACATTTCTTTATGATGTTCTTAATTTACCCTTTTCATAGCTGGCGCATTAAACATAATCATCACCATAAACATACCAACAAGCTAGACGAAGACAACGCTTGGCATCCTATTAGAACAGAAACTTTTGCAAGTTGGTCTAAAAGTAGACAGTCTGTCTTTGAGTTGTTTATCAGTAAACGTCTCTGGTGGGTAGGTTCTATTGGCCATTGGGCGGTTGTGCATTTTGATTGGCGCAATTTTCCGAAAAAAGAACAAGATAGTGTTAAATTTTCTGTGGCTGTAGTGGCTGTTTTTGCAGCGATTGTTTTCCCAACTTTGATTATTACAACTGGTGTTTGGGGTTTTATTAAATTCTGGGTTATTCCCTGGATGGTTTACCATTTCTGGATGAGTACCTTCACCATTGTTCACCACACTCTTCCAGATGTTCCTTTTGCAACTGCTAATAAATGGAATGAGGCTTTAGCACAGTTATTTGGAACAGTTCATTGTGATTATCCTCGTTGGGTAGAAATTCTTTGTCACGATATTAATGTTCATGTTCCCCATCATATTTCTACTGCTATTCCTTCCTATAATTTGCGGTTGGCTTACAGCAGCATCAAAGAAAATTGGGGTGCTTATCTCCATGATGAATATAAATTCTCTTGGGGTTTAATGAAGGACATTACTAATCAATGTCAACTTTATAAAACTGATATTGGTTATATAACTTTTGACGAATATCGT
- a CDS encoding type II toxin-antitoxin system VapC family toxin — protein MVIVDSGFWIALINRRDDYHVLAQEVLDTIDEPLVTTWCVITEVCHILLKRTGTNAQQTFIHSLEIGAFEVFDLKVQDGKRISELMNQYSSLPMDLADASLIILAEHLGHGRILSVDFRDFNTYRWKNRHPFENLMSIN, from the coding sequence ATGGTAATCGTTGATTCTGGCTTTTGGATAGCACTAATCAATCGCCGTGATGATTATCATGTTCTCGCTCAAGAAGTTTTAGATACGATTGATGAGCCTCTGGTGACAACATGGTGTGTGATTACGGAAGTTTGTCATATTCTCTTGAAACGTACAGGCACAAATGCTCAACAGACGTTTATTCATAGCTTAGAAATTGGTGCTTTTGAGGTTTTTGATCTCAAGGTTCAAGATGGGAAAAGAATCAGTGAATTGATGAATCAATATAGTTCTCTACCAATGGATTTAGCGGACGCTTCATTGATTATTCTTGCTGAACATTTGGGGCATGGGCGGATTTTATCTGTTGATTTTCGGGACTTTAATACTTACCGCTGGAAAAATCGTCATCCTTTTGAGAATTTGATGTCTATTAACTGA